Part of the Haliaeetus albicilla chromosome 28, bHalAlb1.1, whole genome shotgun sequence genome, ACCTGAAATGAAGTCCAGAACATTTTGCTTTACCAACTCATCAGTTGCTTCCAGATTTAGAGGAACAGACATACTTCTGTCTTCATTCTTTCTGAGACTGCCCATTCCTCTCACTCTACCACATGGCATGCAAGGTAAGAGAGTCATTTTAGCCCTGGAAGTTCTTATTTTTTGCACTATATTTAAATGCTCATTTTAAGCaaaaacaattaattttaaatagagAAAGCATTCCATAGGAGGTGACTGTATCATTAGTGATACCACTACTTTCTCTGGGCTACCATACAGAAAACGACAATGTAACATGCTGGCTTAACTGTATTTCTTTGAGTGTTCTCCCTGGAGTCCAGTCAGGCATAGGTGTGAGTGTTTGCAGAATCAAGACCCATACCCATAAAATCCAAAAGGTAAAGTCCTACCAATTTACCCCAGGTGAAACCTAATATGAACCATGGAAGAGAAAGGTTAATACCTTTGACACCACGCTGCAATGCATGACAGTCATGTTGTAACCAGTGGCCTGCCACTGATGTTTATTACTGTGTCACACTAGTTACAGTAAGGCTAATTGTACTGTAgaagacaaacattttaaaaaataagtataaaAACTTAAAGCATTGTCCCcatgtttttataaaaacaaaatcaacatttcttacatttaaaatgagtGCTGAAAGATACAAATGAATAAAGTTATTGAGCAAATAAAATGTATATCTGAGCTACTTTTTCATACAAATAAGGCTCAGCCACATTGTATCCCTCATATTAACAGCATTGGGTTTTTCAAACTCAGCTAACGAGTTTTGGCAACACTGTTCTTTGCTGAATATTCCCATTGGCATCTGTCATCTGTGCCAAATTAGTCCTCAGTTTTGAAGCTGAGCTTGAAGTCGGAGGTAACTTGGAAATCGACGTTATAGCACCAGTGCTCTCTGTAATTCTCTTCGCTGAGGCCTTTTCCCCTGTCGGAGGCTTTGGCAACCGTCTCCTTAGCCAGGGATGCCGCAAAGCCTGGCTGGGTGTCATACGGATAGCAGGATCCCATTCTAAACATTGTTTTAAGAAGTCAAGGAACAGGGGATCATCACATCCCTTTAATGCATTACCCCATTCTCTGCTCTCTGGTGGGCCACGTAGTTTTCCTCTCCGAGAGCGTCCACCATTAAGTATTACAGAGCCATCAGACAAGGTTGTGATGCTGCAGTAGCGAGGATAACCCTTAGAGCTCACGAAGTTTTTGGCTCGCTTGGATGAATCTAAGAGTTTTGGAGAAGGCATGCCCAATAGCTCAATCATACAAGCCAGCTGGTCTCCTTCATCTTCTCCAGGTAAAAGTGGATAACCGGTGAGAAGCTCTGCTAGAATACAGCCCAAGCTCCACATATCTATGGGCATCCCGTAACGAGCACCAAGGATGACTTCAGGTGCACGGTAAAAACGTGACTGAATGTAAGTGTAGACACGCTGATGCTCATAACAACTTGAGCCAAAATCAATCACTTTAATACCACTTCTACCCTGTTGCTTCAACAGAATGTTCTCAGGTTTAAGGTCACAGTGAATGATTCTGTTTTTGTGCAAAGCATCCAAGCACTGTAAAATTGAGTGGGCAAACTTGCGGACCAAAGGCAGGCTAAAGCCctgaaacttgtttttctttattaattcaTACAGGTTCATGCTCAGCAATTCAAATGTCATGCAGATATGGCTGCGGAATGTGAAGTTTTCCAACATGTGAATAACATTCATGTTGTTATCCTTATCTTGTTTCCGGAGATGCTCCAGGATCTTAATTTCTTCCGCAGCTTGGCGGTGGAAACGTTTTTCATTTCTCACCATTTTTAGTGCCACATGCTGATGCATCTTGTGATCGTAGGCCTTCACCACCTGCCCAAAGCTTCCCTTCCCTATAACTTTCAGGACTTCATACCTGTACGCAATATGATCATGGGGTACTTGTATATAAGACCCTTGGTCATCATCATACCCGCAATTGTTTGAACCACCAATCACACCTTGCCGCTTCTTTGCATTTGGACCCAAAAAGTATATTTCAGGGTAGCTGAAAATCTCATGATGCTCAAAAGCTGTTAACTTTTGCATGTATTGCTTCATTGCCTGCTCTGGTGTCATAACGGAGGCTTTCACCTTCCCTGTTCCATCTGTAGATTTTAAAGAGCTGGAGCTCCCTTGTCGTCTGTGAGCACTCTCTGACTGTCTGTCCTGAACCACTGGCAATCCAGATTTGCCTAGCGCTGTAAGTCCATTTGGCTGTGTCGTCAGAACTGTCCTCTTGTTACTATTATCTTCGAACAGCTGCTGAACCTGGATTTGTCCGTGGCTACCAACATGGAGGTGCTCATTCATTGTGTGCTTACTGCCTCCAACCTAAAATcgaaaataaatacatacccAGTTAACAAGAAAGGCATGAACTCTATGCTTCACCATTCATTTTGCAACCCGCCATCCTGCCTAAATCACCTCAAAACTAAGTATTTTCTTAGCAGTCAGTTGTCGACAGATAATCTAAAAACCACAGCACATATACTGTGATACTGCTAGATGCTATTAAATTTTCCAGACCCTTGTTTCTCAAATGCCACTTTCATGACTCTCTAAAATGTTTGCAACAAGGTAATCATGGATGTGCTACCATGATAAGCTAACAGTTCCTCCAAGGAATCTTCAAGGCAACAGTCCTGTAACATCAAGAAGTATGCTTGAGGGGTCTTAGACTTTACAGAACGTAGTAGCAGTTTTATTGATGCTGGAGATCAATATATAATGCCTGCTAGAACTCACACGGCTTAGGCTCTCCTAGTCACCTGTTCCCAGAAATCAAGATTTCAACTTGTTCCTAAATTTGCTGTATATCAAAAGCTCGAGATACACAATTTTAAGCAATAAGAAATGTGCTGTGACATgcacaaagaggaaaagaacCTGCACATTTCTGAAGTTCAAGAGATGCCATTTACTGCTTACAATTCAGACAGTCACTATTCAGCATAGCATTCAGATCAATGAAGCATAAGCATATCCTTTAGCACTTCCCCAAACCAGTCTTATAATAACTTTTAACCAAGATGAGATTTCGGGCCTGATGCAGACTtgagtgaaaagaaaatctttgccTTGAAGAATATATAAGTGACTGTATTTTAAAGGGATGGAAAAAAGGATTACTAAAGTAGAAGATAATTAGTTTGTCTTCTGCCTGGTCTTACACAAACGTGGGAAGAAttcccctgctgtctctccAGATGATTCACCAGTCTTAATATTTATGCCAAATTACTAACCAAAAGTTCACCGATACTGTCAGACAGATGATCAAGCCAGGGTTGAGAGCACTTTTAATCCGAACCTTATTTTTTCCAGGCAGCTAAGGATAACACATTCCCTGTTCACTTAAGGTTGCTgaaattaaatcagaaaatgACAGTTGTGTGCTGTGATATGAGGCAATGAAATCTGTGCTGCAATCGCAGAAGTGCTTCCTAATGAGAAAACCAGGATATGCAACGCAGACTCTAGCATACTTTGTGCTTCTGTTAATATCAGTCTGATATGGCAGAAGCATGTTTTTGTAAATCCAGTAACTTGTTCCCAAGGAGCAGCCAGCTGAACATCAGCTTCACCTTTGgataatattttgaaatttgcaGTTCTGAAACTCACACAACCTAAGAACAAGAGCTCTCAGGATTGCTTCTGCGGAGTTCACTCTCTTCTGATTCCATTTTGACTCACGTCGAATAACTGgtccattttattttgtcattgcAGTTTGACTGTGCATGTTTATTTGCAGAGCAATTTGGGCTCACACTGTCAAATTTGATTGATCTCATAGAAAGCGTTACCACACAACTGCAATTCAGAGCAAAGACATTTGTAACACTGAAGCTCAGTGAAGATATACAGGATATTGACATTAATTCCCTTCCTAGTTTGATGTCTCAAAAGCACCAGGAATTAAATCATCAAGGGAACTTAACGAGCCTATCATGCCTACTGGGAATTCCTTCAGGTCAAGTTTGAAGCACACTGCAGTAGCAGTTTCCTGAAGGTTGCCCTGATCCTCTATATAAACAgcagttactgaaaaaaaaaaaaaaaaattctgcccCAAGAGCTGCTAAATGACGCATCTCAGAAGAAACAGATCTAGTTAGTAAGATGTGTCAGAGGTTCAGCACATGCAGTATTGCAGAACTGCGTAATTAAGAAATGCACAATGAAGCAGCAGAGTAACTGTACAGATTACAAGTACTCGAGCTAGGAAATTCCAGGTACAAacatttcttctgcagcactggTTGAACAACAAAGCAGAACATATCTGGACAAACTGGTAGTAGACAATACTAACATACAGACAATAAGGAAGAAAGAGCATAGCAGAGAAAATCATCTTTAAGAATTTCTTAACCCAAGTACTCATTGCCACAGTTCACAtttgaatttactttttttttttttttcacctgagTCACCTGTTTTCAGAGTTAACTGTTTTCTGCCCTTCCTAAGCACTGCTTGTTTCAGTAGAGGTACTGGGGAATTCTTCAAACTTCAATTATTTGCTTTGTACCAGgatttggaaaaaacccaaatatttatCCACTCTCAACAGGGACTAAAGAGTTCTCTTTCCTAAAAGCATGTTTGTAAACACATTCTAAAGTGTAAACTATGTAGCTCTGCTTCCTGCACCTTCAGGCAGCCTCATGGTTTCTCTTGCTGCTCACAGGTTGGCTTTTTTCCCAAGTGGCAGAAAGAAATCACCAGCATTATCCCAGCTTCACCCCAAATCCAAAGTGACCGGTTTTGCCAGTTTCAGTCAGCTGCTACTTGAGAATGCAAATGCAGATGCAGACAGTAGCACTGGTTTTCtttgtggaagaaaaggcaCCAAATTAGCACAAGCTCTATTCCAAAACCTGTGGCAGAGAAGAGAGCTCACTCTTCTTTCCAAAACCCCAACAGGAGTTTCAGAGCTATCAGACACATCACAACCACgaagtcaaaatgaaaaatggactTTCCTCATCTCAGGGTACTGCCTGCACAAGAATCACCACCTCTTCTACTTCCAGCCTGGATGAGGGCTGGATTCTCACCAGCCCTTTGCTCTGCCTATCTACCTCTGGCTACCGGGTGTCTGAGATCGCTGTCAAGTTTAGGCTTGCACTGCTTACAAGCTCCACAGGCTTCACCAGTGACGCTCTAAGTTCTCTGAACCACAACTAATGGGCTTGGGAAGCTACAGAGGACTACAGCCTTCTTAGCCCAGTACCAAACTGTTCACAGTACACAGAAGCTCCATCACCCTTTCATTCGAAACCGTAAGCCTGAGCGGTTTGTAACGCAGCTCCCTTTTGCTTCTGCAGATGGGCCTGCAAATTCCAGAACCAACAACCTACACGGCTGTCAACCTGCGTGCACTTATGCAGCTTACTTATTACATATTTTACTGCCTGCGCTCAGACCCATCTACACCTTCAAagatttacatatttttatagcaCACATCTTCAAAAAACTTAGTGATGTACACATTTCTCCATAAAACATACTGAAATAACAGGTAAGCTTGAACTCAAAGAACTAATCTTCCCAAATCTTCTGGCAACATTAATTACAAAACAGCAAATGTTAcaatggggttttttcctctctcagtAGTTTATCGTAACTCCAAAATCAATGCTATAATTTTGCTTTAAGCTTGGTTTGCTCAGTTTATGGAAGTTGATGGCTATGCCAAAAACCTAACCTTTGAAGTAGAGACACCAggcaaaacaaatcaaaacaagccAACCActttttggtgggggggggtgggggggtggggggggtgtttggggtttgtttttttgttttcacagatGGGTTTAGGGAAAGAAGTAGAACAGTAACTTAGTGTACCTAGAATACAGACCTGTAACAACACAGAAGTAGCATAAAACTGAGTCCACCCTGCTAACAAGAAGGCAAACTGACTGACAATTCCTTTGCAGTAACACTCAGCCAATGCAATGGTCTGTTTCAAGACCTTCTACAAGACTACGACTATAGGATTGAACACCACAGGAGCATATACCTCTTCTCAACTGTATCTTCCAAAAGCATCAAGACATTATGTAGTTGTACCACATTCCATCTTTGCAAAAGTCACTTGGTGTGATACTAGCACCCTATAAAACTATCCAAGACAGACACACACTTCAGCTATATgttatcattttattttgagcaaaaccccagaaagaaagattttgatGTCAATCAGAATCTAAAAAGGTTTATAAAATTAATCTTAATAATAAAGCAATCATGATGGCCTGCTGAAATACTGCACAGGAAAAAGATGTCTTTATCTGCTATTACTTTGCATAGATGAGAACAAGGGAGAAACTGTGTTCCAAACTAGTAACCTAATTAAAGAACAAATGTTACACTATATACCCCTTTCTTTACAGCATTTCTAGGCATGCCAATTTCAGCCCTACTGTGTCTAACACGCTAGAGGCATACGGTATCAGGTGTAGCATGCTTCACTGCCTATTTTGTTAACTACAGCCTGAGCAAATGTAcaaaaggactttttttccttgataaaTGAATTCAACAGCATTCCTCTGTTCAGAACTAAAAATAGCTGCTAATTAGCAGGATAACAATAATGCAGGATTATCATAATGATTTTGAGTATGTGTTTTATACACCAAAAAAGACTAAGCCCTTGTGCTAAAGAGCTTGTGGCTCAACaacagctgtagaaaaaaacACACTGTTTAGATTTTTTGCTGCTGTCATACCTGGTCCctataagcttttttttttgaaaagttaaCTTGACTTTATatagcaaatattttcacagaCACAGCTATGCTTCAGCAGTGATACTGATTCgtaaacttttttcctcctgtcagGACTATGCAGGTGCAGTAACTGTGAATACTTCTGGGACACCCTGCAAGTATTATGCATGTTGAAACCAAAAAGGACAGTCAGTGCACCCTAAATTGAACCCTTCAGGTAAGCTGAAGTGTACACATACGAGAGATGTGTCCAGATGTACAGCAGTCCCCATAGCACAGTCACCAACTGTTGGAACCCAAATTTCAGAGATCCCCCCTTAAAAGTTAAGATAGCTTCATATTCCTCCTAGACACAAGTTTTATGTAGAAGACGAAGAAACATCCAAAGAAATCTAGATAAAGAAAAGTCCAGGTCATGACTGTATAGTTATTTCCACTCAAACGTGACAGCATTTCTGTGGCAATTCATTACATGAAAATGCCACAATAGGAAGgtattttctttggctttaCCTGCTTTAAACCAGCTGCCCACAATAAAAAATTGCAGCACACGACCCACCAGATCTTCATGTTAGAAGAGTCCAGGAATCTCTGTTCCATTGTAaggtaaattaattttttaaaaaattttaaatataaatttttgAAGAATAAGACTGAATGACTGATGCAAAAGTACATGGACAGACATTCATCCCTcatggcaaaagaaaacaggctTGCTGTAGGGAAATCTTAGAAAGGGCTTGAAGAGGGAGGGCACTGaatcatgcactgtaaatgGGTTGTTGTTACAGTACtggacaggaggagaaaaacattAAGACTGCTTTACTGCAAGAGAAATAGGAAGAGTGCAGAATGCAGGGATACATGCCAAATAAGAAAGAACTGAGATGGAGGTAGGCAGAAGACAGAGACAAGAGTCTGGGAGAGGGACTCACAGACGGGTGGGGATTTACAcgagcagagcagcaggcaagCAAGATAATCTCTACTGCACCGTGTCAAGTGGATGTAAGAACATCATAATGAAACAGGAGAGtctgaatggaaaaaggttCCAGTCACCAAGGCAAGAACTTAAGGCTTCAAAAGAGGAAGCAATGACTTtggagaggaaaatgaagaggaCAAGGGGTTGGAAATGAGTTCATGTTTTCTACCATAAGCCAAAAAGATACTCAGTGATGGAAGCAGACATGAATAAGCCTAGGATGAAgccacaatttttttaaaaaataaacaaaacctttcCCTGGTACAATACAAAACAGCCTGCTTAGCAACAAAGGTTGCTGTGATTGCAGAGACTGCAGCCAAAACCTCTGCCCTGTTACACGAAGCCTGTGTAGCATCTTCCCCGCTTCTACCCATGCTACTACATTCTACCAAACAACGAAACTTCACTTGAAAGTAGGAGACCACAGTTTCACTAAAGGCTGGATCACACAACTCACTACTGCAAGAAATATGACAGGTAGTGGACTACTTCTCTGtctgaattaaaagaaaaactttttagCTTAAACAAAAACCTATCTTCAATCTCAGTCTCTCTTTCACAACTCATGTATATACAATCCACATGCTTACATCCAGTCACCAGCAAGTTCAGCCACTTAAGGAAACTATACGTTCTTAAATTTGAAACACAAAGAGAGATACCCTCAATTTTTAGCTATTACAGAAGTCACATAGATACAGCAGGGATGAAAACACAATAAGGAAATGaacacaaagaaggaaaatggtttaagaaaactgaaatgttcaATTTTGAATAGGTCCAATTGGAGGAAGTAGCGGGATGCAAAACCAATGGTTTCAGTCAGTGTCAGCTGAGGTCAGAAGGCCTGAACTTTATAGAAAGATCACATGAACAGATATAgcccttttttttaaggttaaaatCCAGCATTAGGATGTCACATCTGTTCCTTACCACAAAAAGTTATGTTAGCCAACCACAAAATAACCGCCTACAAAATTCAGAAAGGCACTATGAGGTATTTCTGTAATAGTACCCAAGGCTAAATAAATACTGTAGAGTAGGCTGTGTATCGCAAAGGCAAGTCAGAGTCTGCAACAGTCAGAACCTAGAGGGACATGAAACACAGCAATATAATGCTTGATCATCCCTATGTGCTTCCATAAGTATTTCATCtctatgtatatatacatacataggCATATGTGCTATATATAaacatatgcatacatacacaaTGATATATGTATAAAACACTCGAAACACAGAAATGTAACACCTGAACACGCCTCGCATGCTTTCATAAAGACTACAAGTAtctacatatatatgcacagaCACTATAtataatacacacacacataaatctATGTATAAAAATACCAAAGTTCCGTACTTCCAAAATTAGTAAGTACTCCCAGATACATAGCTGGACCACCATGCTTTCACAAATCCTAAATTAAGTCTGGGCTCTGTTACATGTGGGCCCCTGTTATTTGTGGGCCCACCTGTACGTGCAGTTTCATGATCGGTGTCCAGGCTGTGTGTACTATGttcctccttttctgtttttataaaaaaattaagctgcTGCCCCAACTCTAATATCAACCAGCACTTAACTGGTatacaaatgtgaaaaaattGGCCTTTGATACTAAAGAACAATTCAGACATATACCCTAGCTACATAAATATACAATGATGTTGATCTCAAGTATGCAGCTCCACCTCGAATTTGCAGAATATTCATCACTCCTTTTGAGAATATTCTACatatactgatttttttttatttaagccAATTCTTTCCATACATGGATTTGAATAAGATGCTTTTACCCCTGAAGCTACATAGAAAGTCACTGAAACACTAATATCTAAATGCATAGTTTCACCTTCCACTAGCCCATAATCACATTACCATTTAAAGCTCTGCCATATGTTTACAAAGATAGTATGTGAGCATCCATGAAGAACTCATTAATTCTAAGAAAAGTATGCCAtcaatgcctttcagggtcaGTATGAAATCTTTcataatttaaaaggaaatgtatgCAATAAAAATTTCAGATATTTAGTGTCAACGTGACAGCATATAGACCCCTCTCTATAGTCTATCACGCCTTCAGGACAGAGATACCCTCTCTCATCCATATATAGTGGCATACTTGGGAAGTTTCATTCCTAGTAGATTAACTAGGAGTGGGAGATATGTGAGATATCACAGAACCGGAAAATAACGTCCTTTTCATGCCATCAGTGCTTATTTCTTTAGGTAAACTACTGCAGCAATAAAGTCGGATTCATCCAATCATTGTCCCCAAGTACAGCGACAGCTACTTCTGGGGAAGACAGCCATCGGCCTGAGCTAATCAGACATGTAAGGGGAGAGCAGCCTTCATTTTTCACCACAGTTCATGCGACCCTTTAATCACAGTAACTAACCTCATTGCCAAAATAGTGCCATCTCAAAAAATGCATTTACCAGAACAGCTCCTCTGTGCAAGTGTGGAAGATTGAATTTGTCACTGAAAATGAGACACAAAACCAGACTgacggagggggggggggggggggaagctgctTCTCCGTGCAGTCACAGGGTCCCAGCCTCACAACAAACACGCACGTATGGGATCGGAGTCTGCAGAATTAAACGCGCTTCGCTGAAACACCAACCGCCTCCTTAGGCAGGATGGGACACCCTCGgctggggggccgggggggctcTGCCCTCTCCCGCCCCGGGGTGCCCGTGAAGGGCTCGGTCCCGCCGCAGGGGTCACCCGGAGAAAGGAGAGCGGTGGCGCGGCAAGACCCCGGGGCcgacctcccccccccccaacccctttcatcgccccccccggccccccgccccgtgccCGGGCTCACCGTGTGGGAGGCGTTGCTGGCCCTGAGCGGCGGCAATGCGAGGGGCGACGGCGGGCCGGTCCCAGCTCCTGCCCGGGAGACCCCGGCTCCGGTACCCGGGGAAGACTGCAGCGAGCGGCCgctgtcccctgccctgcctgcggAGAGCAGAGGGGGTGAGCGCGGAGGGCAGCCGGCACCGCCGACCGTCTTGCTTCAGGCAGAAGCCATTAAAAACTAATCACCGCCGCGGCgcgcagacacacacacacgcaccgATCCGGCTAATAGCGCGGGCGGGCCGTGCTCGCCCGGCTAAACCTTTCATCCGAGATTAACCCGCCACCGGCAGGCGCCTAACCGGGAGAACAAGCCGGCTCTGCCCCGCACACGCCTCGGGGCTGGACGGCCGCCCGGTTCCCCCCCGCCTCCACTCCtcgccccgctcccctccccggctCCCCGAGCCGTCTGGCCCGGCGAAATGCCGGCGCCGCCGGGGACCCGCCAGGAGTTCGCCAAGTctgcggcggggaggggagacGAGCACGGCGGCCCCCCTGTCAAATGCGGCCGCTCGGGCAAAAGCAGCGATTCCCAATTTCTTCCTGCGTCGTTTTCCTAAAGGGATTTctcaccaccacccctcccagcacccccaccTCCTTCCCCGAGGCGAACTCCCCACCCCGCACCACAACAATACGCTGGAACCCAACGCGCAGcccgtgtgtgtccccccccccgcgctcggttaccggggcgggggggtggatCATTGTTCCGACACG contains:
- the DYRK2 gene encoding dual specificity tyrosine-phosphorylation-regulated kinase 2 isoform X1, which produces MLTRKPSASAAAGAAYPAGRAGDSGRSLQSSPGTGAGVSRAGAGTGPPSPLALPPLRASNASHTVGGSKHTMNEHLHVGSHGQIQVQQLFEDNSNKRTVLTTQPNGLTALGKSGLPVVQDRQSESAHRRQGSSSSLKSTDGTGKVKASVMTPEQAMKQYMQKLTAFEHHEIFSYPEIYFLGPNAKKRQGVIGGSNNCGYDDDQGSYIQVPHDHIAYRYEVLKVIGKGSFGQVVKAYDHKMHQHVALKMVRNEKRFHRQAAEEIKILEHLRKQDKDNNMNVIHMLENFTFRSHICMTFELLSMNLYELIKKNKFQGFSLPLVRKFAHSILQCLDALHKNRIIHCDLKPENILLKQQGRSGIKVIDFGSSCYEHQRVYTYIQSRFYRAPEVILGARYGMPIDMWSLGCILAELLTGYPLLPGEDEGDQLACMIELLGMPSPKLLDSSKRAKNFVSSKGYPRYCSITTLSDGSVILNGGRSRRGKLRGPPESREWGNALKGCDDPLFLDFLKQCLEWDPAIRMTPSQALRHPWLRRRLPKPPTGEKASAKRITESTGAITSISKLPPTSSSASKLRTNLAQMTDANGNIQQRTVLPKLVS
- the DYRK2 gene encoding dual specificity tyrosine-phosphorylation-regulated kinase 2 isoform X2 produces the protein MNEHLHVGSHGQIQVQQLFEDNSNKRTVLTTQPNGLTALGKSGLPVVQDRQSESAHRRQGSSSSLKSTDGTGKVKASVMTPEQAMKQYMQKLTAFEHHEIFSYPEIYFLGPNAKKRQGVIGGSNNCGYDDDQGSYIQVPHDHIAYRYEVLKVIGKGSFGQVVKAYDHKMHQHVALKMVRNEKRFHRQAAEEIKILEHLRKQDKDNNMNVIHMLENFTFRSHICMTFELLSMNLYELIKKNKFQGFSLPLVRKFAHSILQCLDALHKNRIIHCDLKPENILLKQQGRSGIKVIDFGSSCYEHQRVYTYIQSRFYRAPEVILGARYGMPIDMWSLGCILAELLTGYPLLPGEDEGDQLACMIELLGMPSPKLLDSSKRAKNFVSSKGYPRYCSITTLSDGSVILNGGRSRRGKLRGPPESREWGNALKGCDDPLFLDFLKQCLEWDPAIRMTPSQALRHPWLRRRLPKPPTGEKASAKRITESTGAITSISKLPPTSSSASKLRTNLAQMTDANGNIQQRTVLPKLVS